The Urocitellus parryii isolate mUroPar1 chromosome 6, mUroPar1.hap1, whole genome shotgun sequence genome includes a window with the following:
- the Sall2 gene encoding sal-like protein 2 isoform X2 gives MAHEAGRSSRLGGPCGEPAELGGDASEEDHPQVCAKCCAQFTDPAEFLAHQNACSTEPPVMVIIGGQENPNNSNASSEPRPEGHSSPQVMDTENSNPPESGSSGPTDPTWGPERRGEETSGHFLVAATGTAAGGGGGLILASPKLGATPLPPESTPAPPPPPPPPPPPGVGSGHLNIPLILEELRVLQQRQIHQMQMTEQICRQVLLLGSLGQSVGAPASPSELPGTGTASSTKPLLPLFSPIKPVQTGKTLAPSSSSSSSSSGAETPKQAFFHLYHPLGAQHPFSAGGVGRNHKPAPAPSPALPGSADQLIASPHLAFPGTTGLLAAQCLGAARGLEATASPGLLKPKNGSGELGYGEVMGPLEKPGGRHKCRFCAKVFGSDSALQIHLRSHTGERPYKCNVCGNRFTTRGNLKVHFHRHREKYPHVQMNPHPVPEHLDYVITSSGLPYGMSVPPEKAEEEAATPSGGMERKPLVASTTALSATESLTLLSTGAGTATAPGLPAFNKFVLMKAVEPKSKVDENTPPGSEGSAISGVAESGTATRMQLSKLVTSLPSWALLTNHFKSTGSFPFPYVLEPLGASPSETSKLQQLVEKIDRQGAVAVASAPSGAPTTSAPAPSSSASSGPNQCVICLRVLSCPRALRLHYGQHGGERPFKCKVCGRAFSTRGNLRAHFVGHKASPAARAQNSCPICQKKFTNAVTLQQHVRMHLGGQIPNGGTTLPEGGGAAQENGSEQSAVSAVGSFPQQQSQQPSLEEEISEEEDEDEEEEEDVTDEDSLAGRGSESGGEKAISVRGDSEEASGAEEEVGSMAAAATAGKEIDSNEKANQQSSLPPPPPPPDCLDQPQPMEQGSSEVSGGMEEVGKPERSSSPETPLNPEREGTGTPLVEELSLQEAGRKEPGESSGRKTCEVCGQTFPIQAALEEHQKTHPKEGPLFTCIFCRQGFLERATLKKHMLLAHHQVQPFAPHGPQNIAALSLVPGCSPSITSPGLSPFPRKDDPTIP, from the exons ATGGCGCACGAAGCCGGGAGGAGCTCTCGTCTTGGGGGGCCCTGCGGGGAACCTGCGGAGCTCGGAG GTGATGCTAGCGAGGAGGACCACCCCCAAGTCTGTGCCAAATGCTGCGCACAATTCACGGATCCAGCTGAATTCCTCGCCCACCAGAACGCATGTTCTACTGAACCTCCTGTAATGGTGATAATTGGGGGCCAAGAGAACCCCAACAACTCTAATGCCTCCTCTGAACCCCGGCCTGAGGGTCACAGCAGTCCCCAAGTCATGGACACAGAGAACAGCAATCCTCCAGAATCCGGGTCCTCTGGGCCGACTGAtcccacctggggcccagagcggAGAGGAGAGGAGACTTCAGGGCATTTCCTGGTCGCTGCCACAGGTACAgcggctgggggaggtgggggccTAATCTTGGCCAGTCCCAAGCTGGGAGCAACCCCATTACCTCCAGAATCCACTCCTGCACCcccccctccaccacctccccctccacccccaggtGTAGGCAGCGGCCACTTGAACATTCCTCTGATCTTGGAAGAGCTGCGTGTGCTGCAGCAGCGGCAAATCCATCAGATGCAGATGACTGAGCAAATCTGCCGGCAGGTGCTGCTGCTTGGCTCCTTAGGCCAGTCCGTAGGTGCCCCTGCCAGTCCCTCAGAGCTACCTGGGACAGGGACTGCCTCCTCCACCAAACCCCTACTACCCCTCTTCAGCCCCATCAAGCCTGTTCAAACTGGCAAGACACTGgcaccttcctcctcttcctcctcctcctcctcaggggCAGAAACACCCAAGCAGGCTTTCTTTCACCTTTACCACCCACTGGGGGCACAGCATCCCTTCTCTGCTGGAGGGGTTGGGCGAAACCACaagcctgcccctgccccctcccctgcccttccAGGCAGCGCAGATCAGCTGATTGCCTCACCTCATCTGGCATTCCCAGGCACCACAGGACTACTGGCAGCACAATGTCTTGGGGCAGCCCGAGGCCTTGAGGCCACTGCCTCCCCAGGGCTCTTGAAGCCAAAGAACGGAAGTGGTGAGCTGGGCTATGGGGAAGTGATGGGTCCCTTGGAGAAACCAGGTGGAAGGCACAAATGCCGCTTCTGTGCCAAAGTATTTGGCAGTGACAGTGCCCTGCAGATCCACCTCCGCTCCCACACCGGTGAGAGGCCCTATAAGTGCAATGTCTGTGGCAACCGCTTTACCACCCGTGGGAACCTCAAAGTGCATTTCCATAGGCATCGCGAGAAGTACCCACATGTGCAGATGAACCCACATCCAGTGCCAGAGCACCTTGACTACGTCATCACCAGCAGTGGCCTGCCCTATGGTATGTCTGTACCACCAgagaaggctgaggaggaggcAGCCACGCCAAGTGGAGGTATGGAACGCAAGCCTCTGGTGGCCTCCACCACAGCACTCAGTGCCACAGAGAGCCTCACGCTGCTCTCCACTGGGGCAGGGACTGCCACAGCTCCCGGGCTCCCTGCTTTCAATAAGTTTGTGCTCATGAAAGCAGTGGAGCCCAAGAGTAAAGTTGATGAAAACACTCCCCCAGGGAGTGAGGGCTCAGCCATCAGTGGAGTGGCAGAAAGTGGCACTGCAACCCGCATGCAACTAAGTAAGCTGGTAACTTCGCTACCAAGCTGGGCACTGCTTACCAACCACTTCAAATCCACTGGCAGCTTCCCCTTCCCCTATGTGCTAGAGCCCCTGGGGGCCTCACCTTCTGAGACATCCAAGTTGCAGCAGCTGGTAGAAAAGATTGACCGACAAGGAGCTGTAGCAGTAGCCTCTGCTCCATCAGGGGCCCCCACCACCTCTGCCCCTGCACCTTCATCCTCAGCCTCTTCTGGACCTAACCAGTGTGTCATCTGCCTCCGGGTGCTGAGCTGTCCTCGAGCTCTACGCCTGCACTATGGTCAACATGGAGGTGAGCGGCCCTTTAAATGCAAAGTGTGTGGCAGAGCCTTCTCCACCAGGGGTAATCTGCGTGCACATTTCGTGGGCCATAAGGCCAGTCCAGCTGCCCGGGCCCAGAACTCCTGCCCCATCTGCCAGAAGAAGTTCACTAATGCTGTCACTCTGCAGCAGCATGTTCGGATGCATCTGGGGGGCCAGATCCCCAATGGTGGTACTACACTCCCAGAGGGTGGAGGAGCTGCCCAGGAGAATGGCTCTGAGCAATCTGCAGTCTCTGCGGTGGGAAGCTTCCCCCAGCAGCAGTCACAGCAGCCATCACTGGAAGAGGAAATATCTGAGgaagaggatgaggatgaggaagaggaggaagatgtgACTGATGAAGATTCCTTAGCAGGAAGAGGCTCAGAAAGTGGAGGTGAGAAAGCAATATCAGTGCGAGGTGACTCAGAAGAGGCAtctggggcagaggaggaggtggggtcAATGGCCGCAGCAGCCACAGCTGGGAAGGAGATAGACAGTAATGAGAAAGCAAATCAACAGTCTTCTCTACCTCCACCTCCGCCTCCACCTGATTGCCTGGATCAACCCCAGCCAATGGAGCAGGGCAGCAGTGAGGTTTCAGGAGGCATGGAAGAGGTGGGTAAACCAGAGAGGAGCTCAAGCCCTGAAACACCACTCAATCCAGAAAGAGAAGGCACTGGCACCCCCTTGGTGGAGGAGCTGAGCTTGCAGGAAGCTGGGAGAAAGGAGCCAGGAGAGAGCAGTGGCAGAAAGACCTGTGAAGTGTGTGGCCAGACCTTTCCCATCCAGGCAGCTCTGGAGGAGCATCAGAAGACACACCCCAAGGAGGGGCCGCTCTTCACTTGCATTTTCTGCAGGCAGGGCTTCCTTGAGAGGGCTACCCTCAAGAAGCATATGCTGTTGGCTCACCACCAGGTACAACCCTttgctccccatggccctcagAATATTGCTGCTCTTTCCTTGGTCCCTGGCTGTTCACCTTCCATCACTTCTCCAGGGCTCTCCCCCTTCCCTCGAAAGGATGACCCCACAATCCCGTGA